In Brassica napus cultivar Da-Ae chromosome A3, Da-Ae, whole genome shotgun sequence, the sequence tacctacagaaaaataaaattatggtgTTTCTTAGAACCATATCACCCTTTTCTTGGATCTGCAGTAATTAAACCAGTGTACCAAATAGCATGTGTGTGCGTATTTATGTGTCATACAGTACTATATTTGTATCTTTATACTTTAGTCATACGTAGAAGACTATATGTGGACCTTTCTACTGTAGTCATATGTATCATACAGAAGTGAAATGCATTGCACGAATTGGTCATAAGAGCAATTCCAACCATTAGAAATTAGGTgggattctaaaaaaaaaaaaaaaaaatattttaattaaataactaaattttttttcttttctaaaatgcTAGATGCAAGACATGTAGAAGGTTAAAGTTTAGAAGTGGTTCTAAAAACACTTGTTTTAGAAACTTTCTTCACTATTTCtccgattttatttttttttatcttttttatttttaatgatggAATTCTAATTAAAGAACCTCCAATGGAGGTGGTCTAAGAACATCAAGCCTTACCAGGGGAGAAGAGTCTAAGCTGTGTTCTAATAATTTGGAGTCCAACCtttaaatacaaattaaaaaattagatttaaaacAAAGGGCTCATAGtataattgtatgtatattggGTTTTCTAACATATAGGTATTAGtctaatgttttttattttactaaaaaagATTGCTGTTTTCGAANNNNNNNNNNNNNNNNNNNNNNNNNNNNNNNNNNNNNNNNNNNNNNNNNNNNNNNNNNNNNNNNNNNNNNNNNNNNNNNNNNNNNNNNNNNNNNNNNNNNTATATAGTTCAAAAACAAACTGAAAAAATAAAGGGAGAAAGTTATGTTAATAATtctaaattaaacaaaataatatcgACATGTAACAATGGAAAAAATGGAGAAACTGTGATTTTAGTATAGATAGAGGAGGACGAACGACACAGAGTGTATATAGCCTATAGTTTTATATGGTTACTTGATGATTATGGTTGTTTTTGCTACATAGCCAAATTTCCCTTTATTTATTGTTGTTGAATTtgtttgttaaataattttcttaaatgcATAGTTCAAaagttatttataattttcattaaagtCGTTAATTTAgatgtcaaaataattttacatttaaattgGATAGTTTAGCCATCTCACTTATAAGCAAgtatatttttccaaaaaaaaaccccaaaaaatagtgattttggtCACCTAGACTTGTATTAATGCCATGATTGTCGAGAATTATCACATGCCTGATTTCAGCTATGATCTCTGTCttaaaaattaaagatataTTCTCTATTTGCTACCTCACAGAAAAAACTAATCACGATAAAGCAAGCATCACATTTCAATTGTGTAAGTAAATCAAATAAACAACACCATAAGATAATTTAAGCACAACCAAATATCTGTCTCACAGTTTCCtcaaaatttaccaaaaaaaaaagaggagtcAAGCATCTCTCATGAAAACTAAACAACCAATAAACGTAAACACAAGGAAATTTCATATGTTCCTTCTTTCTAATGCCCTCTAAGACGCTCGAGCTAGAGTTTGTAACCAAAGATCAAAATCATGAAAGAAGACCGTAAACACAAACTAAGAGAGTAGTACGGTACCGTCCTATATCTGTAGACGGGAGGCCGGTAGTGAGAATTGGAGACGCTTTCGTAGGCTTATTGTTGTTATTTTTTAGTGGTATGGTCACCGAAGAGCGGTAATGCGTAAATAAGACATCAACGAAAGTGATCGACTCTCGGTAGGATCAGGAGGGGTCGAAGGCTTTTCCTTTACAATCCTGGAGAAAGACAGACGAATGCCACTTTAGTGTTGGTTGTGCTCAACTAATCTAACCATgtttaagaagaaaaacaaattgataGCATAGTACACGTCGAAATAATACTTACATCGAGGGTACCTTTTGAGCCATAAGAGTATCTGCTTCTCCACACACAACACGTAATGACTCCACCTCGAAAGTAGAGAGTCAAATGAGGTAATAGtaagcaacaaaaaaaacttttatcttAGCTGAGGTAAGGTTTTTGAACTCACCAGGGACAAAGTTCTATCTGAATCGAAGCTATCAAGACGAACAGTCATGAAAGTTACAATCATCAAGTATCACCCCTAAACCTGAAGAATTCCTATAATCTGCAACAAAAAGATGAATTTATACCTCAACCATTTATGATGTTACCAATTATTAGATAATAACTTTGATTCAAATGGGTGAAATAAGCAAATACCAATGGATGTAGATTCACCATTGTTGGAGTTGGTAAATTGCAGAGAATATTCTTTTCAACTTCGTAGAGGTGGTGCTGTTCATCGTTGGAAGCACCAAACTTTATGGTAGAGCTTCCGCCGGTTACATTGGAAGATGATAAGCTCGATTAAATGCTAGAGAATTGGACGATTGGAATAAATTACGTAAATGCAAGGATTTAAGGAACACATAAATGAAAACTTAATCTGTTACAGAAAATTCTACGGAGGCGACATAGCCGCCTGTGCTGTGTACGTCGATAGACCAACAAATTAGAAACTCTATATATTTTGGGCCTTCATAAAATGACAGCATGAAAGCCCAGACAGAGAACATAAGCGTGGTCAAAACATTAGGCCATATAGATTTCAATAACGAAAAAAATGAGTTACGGATTCAGGAGCTGCCAGGTGTCCTGTTTTGCCCCCCTCTACACGTTGATGTGGCACTCTAAGGAGAGAGACAACCCTcctttattgtataagatatGGTTGGTTTTACATGTTTGGTTCGAATTTCGGGCTCCagaacattttttttaacacaatttaatttaattttttttttcgtaatCTAGTGAATCAGTTCATCTTCAGTTTGAGTTTACTCAAATTGGATTGGGTTTAGTTAAATTGATTTAAACCAAAACACTTGTTTTTaacacaaaacataaagaaTTATTGTATTAAATGCAAATTCATTAACAAAACCTGAAAACATTCAAACCAATGTTTTAAAACTGAACCATTAGTTGaaccaaataattatttaagtcacagttcaatataatttgaacgATTATACCTGgtttacaattatatatatatatatatatttaagtatataaattaaaagtaattatagtaaatataaaacatatatttctaAATATCAAGTACAAATTATATGAAATATCAACTAGATTGGTTTTGTTCATTCGGCCGTggatttttgatatatttaatagtttttatcTGGTTTAATTATTTAAGGTTCAATCCGACTACGTAACCGGTTTATAGTTGAAGTCTAACCATCGGATCGCTCCGGATTTAAGAATATTGATTCAAACATTAACCTAACATGGAGTGCATTTTTCAGAATCAATGTAAAGCAGCATTGGTGATAATAGTATCCGGTACGTATAGACCGGAGTGGCACATCAATGTAAACCGGAACCGAGTTTCAAGGAGGAATAAAATTAAGGCGCACGTTATACTTTGGAAAAAGTGTTTGATGTCGGCTCTTAAAACCTACGCGTGCCGTCCGACTACTCGCTAAGaaaagtaaatgaaaaaaggaaaatgacACGTGGAGAAATCCTGGGATGTGGACGTGAGTGAAAGAAAGCTTTTGTCCCTCCAGATTGAACGACAACCAATGGATGTGTCATGAAAACCCCACCCATTGAAACGTTTGGCTCTCAAAACATTTCGACttctatttataattacttatttattaaaaagtatattctccttcaaatcttctcCATCTTTTTTATTCTCTCTCGAAGTTTCATTGGATcacaaaaaaaaggtaaaaaaatcaCTTCTTCATTGGTTAGGTTTCAATTTCTTTTCGTTATAGTTACTGTTTCGATCTGGATGGTTACATTTTGTAGCATTTACTGTTTTGATTCTTTCGATTCGTGAGGATGTGTATGTTTTCAGTTGATCTCTAGAGATGTATCTGTTGTTGGTGATGGCTTAAAGGTAGTAACTTAGATGTATGTTGTGGCGATCTGGTGTCATTGTTCCAAGTTTCGTGGAATATGAGATTGggattaaagttttttttttttttgagccaCTTGAGATTAAAGGTTtgttaataatttgttttcagGTGTTTGTCAATTTGCAATTTAAAAATGGCGTACGAGGAAAACTTTCAGAAAACTTCCGAACCTAAGTATGATTGTCTTTTATTCGGTAAgaagataaaaatatgattacTTTTATTTTGAATGTTAAACATTTGATTTGTGATTGAGAAATTGTGGTTTAAAGTTTCAACCTTTTTCTGATTATACAGACATAGATGATACTCTTTACCCTTTCAGTTCTGGTCTTGCTACGCTAGTCAAAAACAACATTCAAGGTATAATGTTCATTTCTTTCTTGTTCTTATTCTTGTCTTGAAAGATTGGTTTGTTCAATGTTATAACTTAACATGTCTTCGTCATTGTTGTTGTGAAGAGTATATGACTCAGAAACTTGgtattgaagaagataaagtccAAGAACTCTGCCTTTCTCTTTACAAAATCTATGGAACAACTATGGCTGGTCTCAAGGTATCTTCTGTTTTACAATAACttatctatttatctatctaACATGCCCTTTTTGATTCTTTCAGGCTGTGGGTTATGACTTTGACTATGACGATTTCCATCGGTACCCAaccttcttttatatatttgcttATCACTTCTTTATTAAGGTGTTTGTTACTTAAGACTCCTTCTTTTGTTTCACAGTTTTGTTCATGGGAGATTGCCATACGCAACACTCAAGCCTGACCCTGTTTTGAGGAACATTATCCTCAGCTTGCCTATTCGCAAAGTTGTATGTGTTTTTTTACTAACCTCTTACATTTTAGTTTCAATTCACCTATATACCCTCTCAATCTTCATTTTTGCACACAGGTTTTCACGAATGCAGACAAGGCTCATGCAGCCAAGATTATCGCTAGGCTAGGCCTAGAGGACTGCTTTGAAAGAATCATATCTTTCGAGACTCTGAACCCCACCACCAAAACTGAGTCTGCTGTTGCTACTGAGACCAGAGAGATCTTCGACATAAGCAGTTACATGGCAAATCCTGACCCAAGCGTTGAACTCCCAAAGACTCCGGTTATATGCAAACCATCTGAAGGAGCATTCGAACAGGTTTTCAAGATGACCAACATCAATCCTCACAAGACAGTAAGAACACTATCAAATCTACACCCCTTCTTGTTCTTTTATtacctaatcactaaaccttaaTAAGATACAAAACTCTTTGTTGGTGTTTTCAGTTGTTCTTTGATGACAGCATCCGTAACATTCAAACCGGGAAACGTGTGGGTCTCCACACCGTATTGGTAAGTAAAAGAAGCAGAGACTTAAAACAGAACTCTTATCAATCTCAACGCTGACCTCTTGTTACTGTATAATTAGGTTGGGACCTCACACAAAGCTGAAGGAGTAGATATTGCATTGGAGCATATTCACAACATTCGTGAAGCTCTCCCTGAACTGTGGGATGCCGTTGACGACAAAGCCGAGGAGATTAGAGCTAGGCAGAAGGTTGCCATTGAAACCATAGCTTAAACAAAAATACATTTCACTCGCATTTTCTCAGCTGCTGATTGTAACACATTTCTCATTATCACCACTCACTCTCTGAGGAGAAAAGTAATAAGTGTAATCTAAAGCTTTTATTAAGAGAAACAGTGAATGTAATGAAACAAGTTGAGTTTTTATTTAAtccataatattaaaaaatgaatGTAAACATCTTTTAATTACATGATTCTCATGATATCTTTTTATCATTCACTTGCTTTTCCTCTCCTTTTGACATGTACAAAAGAATCTGAACCATGATGATTCCATGCATGGAGACAGCAAGAACAGTGCCCATAATAACCATACTAAACGGAGCATTCTCCTGAACGCTGGGGAAAACTCTCACCATGGCTCCGCTCCACCCAAGTCAAGAAAATAAGCTGCCCAGTGCTCTTGTTTCTCAAATTCTTCCAAATCTGAGGAACTTTCGAAGACAGCAATATCAAATACTTGGAAGCATAAAGAACTTCGAACACCAAAGGATCAATCCGACCAGTGAACAGAGTTGGTGCTAAAGCAAAGTACAGAACTGCTCTGAGCCTCTGACCCAAGTTGATACAGGGAGAGGTCGTCGAGTGAAATAGTAACCACAAGCCACCAAGATCAAAGCTTGGATCAAAAGAAACACAAGTTCACCAAAGGCTGAGAAGGGAAGCTTCTTGTCAAGACAATACGCGAGGGAGATCGTGTAACCAACCACTTCGAGCTCGAATGCTACAACGCTTAAGCCTCTTACACTCTTATTCTCCAAGATTTTCATTACCTAAAACAACATAGACGTTATAAGTATATAATACAAGTGATAAAGGATGCTTCTTGACAGCATATAGCGAATAGTGGTATCCTCTTTAGACCTCTAttccctttcttttctttttcccaaACCAGAGCATGACAAAGTGGACATTCGAGGACCGTGACGTCTCCTCTAAAGAGCGGGCCACCAAGAAGAAGTGAAAACACTTATTCCATGCGGTGTTGAGCTCATGGGATGGCAATGAAGTTCAGGTTGCATGCTTTCATATGACTTCAAGTAAACTTTCTTCATCGAGAGGTTAAACCCCCTCAATGAAATTTGGATAGTGTTCCAACATCGCTCAACAACGCCTTCAATATTAGTTAAATTGTTGATAACGTTTTTTACCTTTTTCTACCCTCCCAACACACATGATCATCATCccaaaaaaatatgtttcttCCGGATGATTTCATTGAAGGGTTGATGTTCTCCAATTCTTTGACAGAGGAAACAAGTATCTATGATTCCACCACCTTAAGATCGCCAATTCTGGATGACCTCCCCTAGTGGCGATCTCAATGTGGTGGAACCCTAGGTACTTGTTTCCTCAGTCAAAGAATTAGAGAACACTTTTGATGAAATTATCAAGAAAAAACTTATCTTTTTGAGGTGTTGATCATATGTTTTGGACTGTtagaaaaaggtaaaaaaatcattaacaaTTTAACTAATACTGAAAGCATCACCGTTGTTGAATGCTGCTGGGACACAATCCAGATTTCATTGAGCGGatttaattttaccaaaaagtaagaaaatgatgatacaataattaagatattgtcTCGTAGTACGACGGTTTGATAACGTAATGaatttcatgatacaactacAAAAATCTTCTGAATTGTACTACTCTATCAGAAGTCTTTCAAAACAAGTTTTGTATATACTCTCagacttaaaaaaattaaaataaaaaaggtaaCGTGAGGAattaattgtattattttttctctGCTGTGTATGAACAAATCAACACAATGCTCCTTttataacttcaaaaagatGAAACACGTTATGTCATTTATGGAGACACTAACATACCCAATTTTACTAGGAATAAAGGAAATTTGATTCCTTTGACTGCGATTCGAGTACGTTAGAGATTTTAGTCATAATGTGGCATTGACTAAATTAAAAcccacaatatactaaaattggatatatatttatatttaatcaaatatcaaaatattttatgaataagatttaaaacaaactaattaacataaaatctaatatactattatttgcgaagtaaatttttacaATGAAGCACTCACGttgaaagttagagtggttaatatcgtttatacctttaatgaataaaatgtataaataaattaaaaaataaaaacgaaattttaattgattttgattagataattgattattattaAGAATAGTAATAATTATCTAAAAtctgaaaatttatttaaaaaagagataccttctgtatatattgtattgttatctgaaaaagtctttaagtaaaaaaattaaaaacataaatcaataactaaatatcaattaaataaaattattagttatataatctatactattatttgcgtaGTCAATTTTtagaatcgagctctcacgttaaaagttagagcggttaatatcgtttatatccttaatgaatcaattatataaattagtcaaaaataaaaacgaattttaaatctatatgattaaataaatgattaaaattaataataattagaattatctaaaatataaataattaaaaacgaatttctgtaaaacataaaataattcttaaatatattgtgtttttatcTGTTTATACCCTTAGTGaatcaattatataaattagtcaaaaaataaaaatgaatttaaatctatCTCATTAaacaaatgattaaaattaataataatcagaattatctaaaatataaataattaaaaacaaatttatataaaacataagataattcttaaatatattgtgttttatctgaaataacattattttttggAATTGAGCCCTCACGTTAATTTTTgagcggttaatatcgtttaaaccTTTAATGaatcaattatataaattagtcaaaaataaaaaaaaattttaaatctatctgattaaataaatgattaaaattaataataatcagaattatctaaaatataaataattaaaaaacaaatttctataAAACATAAGATATTCTTAAATACATTGtgtttttatctgaaaatagtattcttttattataaagtataaattttaatgtttgatttatttttttaaaacataattaataatttattatgttggtttttttatttaataattataaactaataaatatctataaaaacaCTATGCTCGCATGTGCGGACAGAATACCtagttaaaaatagaatattgaattatccaaaatctaaaaatataatttaaatagataatttctatatatatattgtattgttatctgaaaaaatattttagtaaaacattaaaaacataaattatataattaaatatcaatcaaacaatttttttaattatataatttaaaactattatttgcgaagtaaatttttgcaatggagttctcacgttaaaagttagtaTGGCTAATGTCGTTtaacccttaatgaataaaatatttaaataaattaaaaaataagaatgaaattttaattgattttgattagataattgattaatattaagaataataagaattatccaaaatctgaaaatataatttaaaaaagagataacttatgtatatattgtattgttatctgaaaaagtcaaataattttttatttatatatatataaaaatatgtttgccTCTCTCCTAAACTATCCACGTGGAAAGTCACTCTCTGACAGACTGACACGTGTCTCTGGGTTTTATTTCTTTGGCTAGACTTGAGTTTAACTTTAGGCTTATAGTATAAAATACAATTGATAGGgattttttactctttaatattattgaatgtgttaattatttcttaatacatagtagataaaacaaaaaaaaacacgcaTTACGATATGAACGTTATATTATCATCAAAGCAATATTTACCATATGTACCtcaaaattttaagtatataaacagTCAACAGCAGTGTGttgaatattatattcatatgatttaaaagtatttacaaatttttatttttaaacatacacCAAAAACTTTATGAAAGTAAATATCCATTCAGATTCTCAACCACTTCAAATATCACCAAcgccaaaaaaatttaatcaagtgcacgaaaactataatatatataaaactacaacaaatacattagttaatgaaaaatcctttttaaaaagtattatggatgcatacataaatatttagtGAAATgtataaaaggaaataaaaataacaataacttGAAGAACAAAATGTATAAGACTGAGAATATTAATGATttgtgatttaatatatattcaactTATTGTCacaaaaaacttaataaaaaaatacatactcTGTTTAAAGACCATTAAAAATTACGTTAaaacttttaacattttaagagaaattatgaatcaataatattaattttatccGAAAAATTCAGCactaaatgcaaaaaaaaaaaaaaaccttaaactTTATAATCCTAAGCATTATTCCAAACGAAACCTTAAACCCAACCTAAACCAAACGCTAAACCTTTTCTactacctaaaccctaaatcctacctaaccctaaaccctacctaaaccTAGACCTTAACcctatctaaccctaaaccctacataaacctaaccctaatccctaaacccttcatactacctaaccctaaaccctgtttaaccctaaaccctacctaaccctaaacccttcctaaccctaaaaccctacctaaaacctaaccctaaatcctactaaccctaaaccctactaacccttaaccctacctaaccctaaccctacataaccctaaaccctactaaccctacctaacctaaaccctttctagccctaaaccctacctaaccctaaaccctactaaccctaaaccctacctaaccctaaaccctacctaaccctaaaccctttctagccctaaaccctacctaaccctaaaccccatctaacgctaaaccctacctaaccctaaaccccttcTAACCTTAAACCtgacctaaccctaaaccatgcctaaccctaaaccctacctaaccctttTTAGCCGTAAAtccttctaaccctaaaccctttctaaccctaaaccatgctaaccctaaaccctaaatcctactaaccctaaatcctacctaacctaaaccctacctaaccctaaaacctttctaaccctaaaccctttctagccctaaaccctacctaaccctaaaccctacctaaccctaaaccctacctaaccctcaaccctacctaccctaaaccctttttaaccctaaaccctacctaaccctaaaccctacctaaccctaaccctGAAACCTACCTAACGCTAACCCtacataaccctaaaccctactaaccatACCTAACCTAAACcatttctaaccctaaaccctttctagccctaaaccctacttAACCCGAAACTCTACTAACCTTAAACCCTACTAACCTTAAACCCTATTATTttcctaaaccctttctaaccctaaaccctacctaaccctaaaccctacctaacccgtGCTTGGGAGTCCCTGATGATTAAATAAACCAAGGATTTTacaccctacctaaccctaaaccctacctaccctaaatcctttctaaccctaaaccctacctaaccctaaaccccttctaaccctaaaccctttctaaccctaaaccttaccTGACCCTAAATcccttctaaccctaaacctgacctaaccctacctaaccctttCTAGCCTTAAATcatactaaccctaaaccctttctaaccctaaaccatgctaaccctaaaccctacctaattctaaaccctacctaaccctaaaccctactaactctaaaccctacctaacctaaaccctatctaaccctaaaacctttttaactctaaaccctttcttgccctaaaccctacctaaccctgaACCCTACTATCCCTAAActctactaaccctaaaccctacctaaccctacctaaccctaaaccctatctaTCCTAAACCCtttttaaccctaaaccttttctaaccctaaatccttcctaacc encodes:
- the LOC106436128 gene encoding uncharacterized protein C24B11.05; the protein is MAYEENFQKTSEPKYDCLLFDIDDTLYPFSSGLATLVKNNIQEYMTQKLGIEEDKVQELCLSLYKIYGTTMAGLKAVGYDFDYDDFHRFVHGRLPYATLKPDPVLRNIILSLPIRKVVFTNADKAHAAKIIARLGLEDCFERIISFETLNPTTKTESAVATETREIFDISSYMANPDPSVELPKTPVICKPSEGAFEQVFKMTNINPHKTLFFDDSIRNIQTGKRVGLHTVLVGTSHKAEGVDIALEHIHNIREALPELWDAVDDKAEEIRARQKVAIETIA